In Rattus norvegicus strain BN/NHsdMcwi chromosome 1, GRCr8, whole genome shotgun sequence, a genomic segment contains:
- the Smpd1 gene encoding sphingomyelin phosphodiesterase: MPHHGASSGQGHLRAGWEQRLERSLPAPKLGLLWMGLGLALVLALFDSTVLWVPARAYPLPSQGHSVKFSAVAPQLQNAFGWRNLTCPACKVLFTALNYGLKKEPNVARVGSVAIKMCKMLNIAPLNVCQSAVHLFEDDVVDVWTRSVLSPSEACGLLLGSSCGHWDIFSTWNISLPSVPKPPPKPPSPPAPGAPVSRVLFLTDLHWDHDYLEGTDPNCADPLCCRRGSGWPPNSRTGAGYWGEYSKCDLPLRTLESLLKGLGPAGPFEMVYWTGDIPAHDVWQQSRQDQLRALNTITDLVWKFLGPVPVYPAVGNHESTPVNGFPPPFIKGNQSSQWLYEAMAKAWEPWLPADALHTLRIGGFYALTPRPGLRLISLNMNFCSRENFWLLINSTDPAGQLQWLVDELQAAENRGDKVHIIGHIPPGHCLKSWSWNYYKIIARYENTLAGQFFGHTHVDEFEIFYDEETLSRPLAVAFLGPSATTFINLNPGYRVYQIDGNYPGSSHVVLDHETYILNLTQANAPGGTPSWKRLYRARETYGLPDAMPASWHNLVYRMRADEQLFQTFWFLYHKGHPPSEPCGTPCRLATLCAQLSARADSPALCRHLMPNGSLPDAHSLWSRPLLC, from the exons ATGCCCCACCACGGAGCGTCATCCGGCCAGGGCCATCTCAGAGCCGgctgggagcagagactggagaggTCCTTACCGGCACCCAAATTGGGACTCCTTTGGATGGGGCTGGGCTTGGCTCTGGTCCTGGCTCTGTTTGACTCCACGGTTCTCTGGGTTCCTGCCAGAGCTtatcctcttccctcccaaggCCATTCTGTCAAATTCAGTGCGGTAGCGCCGCAGCTCCAGAATGCCTTTGGGTGGAGGAACCTCACCTGCCCCGCCTGCAAAGTCTTATTTACTGCTCTCAACTATGGGCTGAAG AAGGAGCCCAATGTGGCACGAGTAGGCTCTGTGGCCATCAAGATGTGCAAGATGCTGAACATAGCGCCACTAAATGTGTGCCAGTCAGCTGTTCATCTCTTTGAGGACGATGTGGTGGACGTGTGGACACGCTCAGTTCTGAGCCCTTCAGAAGCTTGTGGCTTGCTTCTGGGCTCCTCTTGTGGGCACTGGGACATCTTTTCAACTTGGAACATCTCTTTGCCATCAGTGCCGAAGCCACCCCCAAAGCCACCGAGCCCACCAGCCCCAGGTGCCCCTGTCAGCCGTGTCCTCTTCCTTACTGACCTTCACTGGGACCATGACTACCTGGAGGGCACAGACCCTAACTGTGCAGATCCCCTCTGCTGCCGCAGGGGGTCTGGATGGCCGCCCAACTCACGGACAGGGGCTGGGTACTGGGGAGAGTACAGCAAGTGTGACCTGCCCCTGCGAACGCTAGAGAGCCTGTTGAAAGGGCTGGGCCCCGCCGGCCCTTTTGAAATGGTGTACTGGACAGGAGACATCCCTGCCCATGATGTCTGGCAACAGTCTCGACAAGATCAGCTAAGGGCCCTGAACACCATCACAGACCTCGTGTGGAAGTTCTTGGGCCCTGTACCGGTGTACCCTGCTGTGGGCAACCATGAGAGTACTCCTGTCAATGGCTTCCCTCCCCCCTTCATAAAGGGAAACCAGTCTTCACAATGGCTTTATGAAGCCATGGCCAAGGCATGGGAACCCTGGTTACCAGCTGACGCCCTTCACACCCTCAG AATTGGGGGCTTCTATGCCCTCACCCCACGCCCTGGCCTCCGCCTCATCTCTCTCAATATGAATTTTTGTTCCCGTGAGAACTTTTGGCTCTTGATCAACTCCACAGATCCTGCTGGACAACTCCAGTGGCTGGTGGACGAGCTTCAGGCTGCTGAGAATCGAGGAGACAAA GTGCATATAATTGGGCACATTCCTCCAGGACATTGCCTCAAGAGCTGGAGTTGGAACTATTACAAAATTATAGCCAG GTATGAAAACACTCTGGCTGGTCAGTTCTTTGGCCACACTCATGTGGATGAGTTTGAGATCTTCTATGATGAGGAAACTCTGAGCCGCCCACTAGCCGTAGCCTTCCTGGGACCCAGTGCTACCACCTTTATCAACCTTAATCCTG GCTACCGAGTTTACCAAATAGATGGAAACTACCCGGGAAGCTCTCATGTGGTCCTGGACCATGAGACCTACATCCTGAATCTGACCCAGGCCAATGCGCCGGGGGGCACGCCCAGCTGGAAGCGGCTCTACAGGGCTCGGGAAACCTATGGACTTCCAGATGCGATGCCTGCCTCCTGGCACAACCTGGTCTACCGCATGAGGGCTGATGAGCAGCTCTTCCAGACCTTCTGGTTTCTCTACCATAAGGGCCACCCACCTTCAGAGCCCTGCGGCACACCCTGCCGCCTGGCCACTCTGTGTGCCCAGCTCTCAGCACGTGCAGACAGCCCTGCTCTGTGTCGCCACTTGATGCCCAATGGGAGCCTCCCAGATGCCCATAGCTTGTGGTCACGGCCCCTGCTGTGCTAG